A DNA window from Camelina sativa cultivar DH55 chromosome 17, Cs, whole genome shotgun sequence contains the following coding sequences:
- the LOC104757343 gene encoding mannosyl-oligosaccharide 1,2-alpha-mannosidase MNS3: MSKSLPYSVKDIHYDNAKFRHRSPLKVLSQSLLTLNTKRNCASCSTGKFLILILVFGLVCLMLMSKSPNDSALNEKGKVTFVGGLRLGRLLRKPPRLPPRLSPDEGQLRGSSTNGSTISISDPKWAARQQSVKDAFDHAWSGYRKYAMGYDELMPISQKGVDGLGGLGATVVDALDTAMIMGLDNIVSEAGSWVETHLLERISQKGQVNLFETTIRVLGGLLSAYHLSGGEQGTMNMTHNGPKPAIYLNIAKDLADRLLTAFTSSPTSVPFCDVILRESTAHPAPGGASSTAEAASVQLEFNYLSAISGDPKYSTEAMKVLAHIKTLPKTEGLVPIYISPQTGEFVGENIRLGSRGDSYYEYLIKVWLQQGAKFNSNFTYLHDMYIEAMKGVRHLLVRNSIPKGLVFVGELPYGSKGEFSPKMDHLVCFLPGTLALGATKGLTKEQALKENLLSFEDLENLKLAEDLAKTCFEMYEVTATGLAPEIAYFHTNEYSEDGLEGGNKSSMYANDIIIKHADRHNLLRPETVESLFVLYRITKDTKYRDQGWQIFEAFEKYTKVKSGGYTSLDDVTEVPPHRRDKMETFFLGETLKYLYLLFGDDSVIPLDKFVFNTEAHPLPIRNT; encoded by the exons GACATCGATCTCCTTTAAAG GTTCTTTCTCAAAGCTTGCTTACGCTTAACACAAAACGCAACTGCGCAAGCTGTAGCACAGGGAAGTTCCTAATATTGATATTAGTCTTTGGACTAGTATGTCTAATGCTGATGAGTAAGAGTCCAAATGATTCTGCTCTGAATGAAAAAGGAAAGGTCACTTTTGTTGGGGGACTTAGGCTAGGGAGACTTTTGAGGAAACCACCTAGGCTTCCACCTAGATTATCACCTGATGAAGGACAGTTAAGAGGTAGTTCTACTAATGGCTCTACGATTTCAATTTCCGACCCAAAATGGGCAGCCAGACAGCAAAGTGTGAAGGATGCTTTTGACCATGCATGGTCTGGCTATAGAAAGTATGCCATGGGTTATGACGAGCTTATGCCTATTAGCCAGAAAGGTGTGGATGGCTTAGGGGGACTGGGTGCCACTGTGGTGGATGCTCTTGATACAGCCATGATAATGGGTCTTGACAATATCGTTTCTGAAGCAGGATCATGGGTTGAGACTCATCTCTTAGAGAGAATCAGTCAAAAGGGTCAAgttaatttgtttgaaactaCAATACGTGTCTTGGGTGGGCTTCTAAGTGCATACCATCTGAGTGGAGGAGAGCAGGGTACGATGAACATGACCCATAATGGACCGAAGCCAGCTATCTATCTAAATATTGCTAAGGATTTGGCTGACCGTCTACTTACGGCTTTTACCTCTAGTCCTACTTCAGTTCCCTTTTGCGATGTCATATTACGTGAATCGACCGCTCATCCAGCTCCAGGAGGAGCGAGCAGTACAGCTGAAGCTGCCTCTGTACAGCTTGAATTTAATTACCTCAGTGCTATTTCTGGTGATCCAAAGTATAGTACAGAGGCCATGAAGGTCTTAGCTCATATCAAAACTCTTCCAAAGACGGAAGGTCTTGTTCCAATCTACATCAG CCCTCAAACAGGTGAATTTGTTGGTGAGAATATCAGGTTGGGATCTCGTGGTGATAGCTACTATGAGTATTTAATCAAGGTGTGGCTTCAACAAGGAGCCAAGTTCAACAGTAATTTCACATATTTGCATGATATGTACATCGAGGCAATGAAAGGAGTCAGACATTTACTTGTGCGTAATTCAATTCCAAAAGGTCTCGTCTTTGTAGGGGAGTTACCTTATGGGTCTAAGGGAGAGTTCAGTCCAAAAATGGACCATCTT GTATGCTTCTTGCCTGGTACTCTTGCTCTCGGTGCTACCAAGGGGCTAACAAAGGAACAAGCCCTGAAGGAAAATCTTTTATCCTTTGAGGACCTAGAAAATTTGAAACTTGCAGAAGATTTAGCGAAAACATGCTTTGAGATGTATGAAGTAACTGCCACTGGCCTTGCTCCAGAAATTGCTTACTTTCACACAAAT GAGTACTCTGAGGACGGTCTTGAAGGTGGAAATAAGAGTTCAATGTATGCAAATGACATAATCATAAAGCACGCTGATCGACATAATCTACTGCGTCCTGAAACTGTTGAATCACTCTTTGTCCTCTATCGTATCACAAAAGATACTAA ATACCGAGATCAAGGTTGGCAAATCTTTGAAGCATTTGAAAAGTACACAAAGGTGAAATCAGGTGGATACACATCATTGGATGATGTAACAGAAGTGCCGCCTCATAGAAGAGATAAGATGGAGACATTTTTCCTTGGTGAAACATTGAAATACTTATACTTGCTTTTTGGAGATGACTCGGTGATACCATTGGATAAGTTTGTTTTCAACACTGAAGCTCATCCATTGCCTATAAGAAACACCTAA